One genomic segment of Hordeum vulgare subsp. vulgare chromosome 2H, MorexV3_pseudomolecules_assembly, whole genome shotgun sequence includes these proteins:
- the LOC123424802 gene encoding G-type lectin S-receptor-like serine/threonine-protein kinase At1g34300: protein MRPSWEDLGVLCRGFLLLLLPFPSHGKDMPLGSTLTPGGNSAAWASPNSTFSLAFAPSPTSPSLFVASVTYAGGISIWSAGAGAPVDSGGSLLLSSTGDLQLVNGSGAVLWSSGTAGRGISAAALQESGSLVLKNSTGGAVWQSFDHPTDTVVMSQNFASGVNLTSGSYVFAVDRATGNLTLRWANAGSATVTYFNKGYNSTFTANRMLSSPTLTMQTNGIVSLTDGTLNAPVVVAYSSNYGESGNMLRFVRLDSDGNFRAYNAGRGSGTATEQWSAVADQCEVFGYCGNMGVCGYNGTSPVCGCPSHQQTEQRQQGATVSDAVAEEAPGGGVGGADPPIPGPVEDRGCFE from the coding sequence ATGCGGCCGTCATGGGAGGATCTCGGCGTCCTCTGCCGcggcttcctgctcctgctcctccctTTCCCGTCCCATGGCAAGGACATGCCCCTGGGCTCCACCCTCACGCCGGGCGGCAACTCGGCGGCGTGGGCGTCGCCGAACTCCACCTTCTCCCTCGCCTTCGCGCCGTCCCCGACATCCCCGTCGCTCTTCGTCGCCTCGGTCACCTACGCCGGCGGCATCTCCATCTGGTCCGCGGGCGCCGGCGCGCCCGTAGACTCGGGGGGCtcgctcctcctctcctccaccggCGACCTGCAGCTGGTCAACGGCTCCGGCGCCGTGCTCTGGTCGTCCGGCACCGCCGGCCGGGGCATCTCGGCGGCCGCCCTCCAGGAGAGCGGCAGCCTCGTGCTCAAGAACTCCACGGGCGGCGCCGTGTGGCAGTCCTTCGACCACCCGACGGACACCGTGGTCATGTCCCAGAACTTCGCGTCCGGCGTGAACCTCACCTCCGGCTCCTACGTCTTCGCCGTCGACCGGGCCACCGGCAACCTCACGCTCAGGTGGGCCAACGCCGGCTCCGCCACCGTCACCTACTTTAACAAGGGCTACAACTCCACCTTCACCGCCAACAGGATGCTCAGCTCCCCGACGCTCACGATGCAGACCAACGGCATCGTCTCCCTCACCGACGGCACGCTCAACGCACCCGTCGTCGTCGCCTACAGCAGCAACTACGGCGAGAGCGGCAACATGCTGCGCTTCGTGCGCCTCGACTCGGACGGCAACTTCCGCGCCTACAACGCCGGGCGCGGCAGCGGCACGGCCACCGAGCAGTGGTCCGCGGTGGCGGACCAGTGCGAGGTGTTCGGCTACTGCGGCAACATGGGCGTGTGCGGCTACAACGGCACGTCGCCGGTGTGCGGGTGCCCGTCGCATCAGCAGACGGAGCAGCGGCAGCAGGGGGCGACGGTCTCCGACGCCGTGGCGGAGGAGGCGCCGGGCGGGGGCGTAGGGGGCGCAGATCCACCCATCCCAGGACCGGTGGAGGACAGGGGCTGTTTTGAATAA